A part of Pungitius pungitius chromosome 15, fPunPun2.1, whole genome shotgun sequence genomic DNA contains:
- the myoc gene encoding myocilin: MWLQVSLLCLSCLTLPGQSQGQDRASLRRSNDHAGLCHYTFTVASPEESACSGTGMKPEMDGVSSRLTVLEALVSRLIAGADAGPRASGEDGIQGAYSQVTRERNQLEQDKERLNGQVQELQRRLAELSQEAESLRQRPCQQTHSSGGPQRDNRPASDPALNLGNGAYQEMKAEVKEVLASVLIPEENHNFTGCGELQSVGDPVLHRKADSITGKYGVWLQDPEPQGAQYSNETVWRIDAVGKDVRQLFAYEDMDQLSQGFPMKVLVLPEPMESTGGTMYRGSLYYQRKRSRTLIRYDLTSESLASRRELPHAGFHGQHPYSWGGYTDIDLAADEQGLWAIYSTSKAKGAIVISQLDPESLEVRKSWETNIRKNTVANAFMVCGRLYTVASYTAANSTVNYVFDTATGAGRAVAVPFKNKYRYNSMVDYNHAQRKLFAWDNFHMVTYDIRLGRANNGRS, encoded by the exons ATGTGGCTCCAGGTGTCTCTCCTGTGTCTGTCCTGCTTAACTCTGCCCGGCCAGAGCCAGGGCCAAGACCGAGCCTCCCTCCGCCGCTCCAATGACCACGCAGGGCTCTGCCACTACACTTTCACCGTGGCCAGTCCGGAGGAGTCCGCCTGCTCCGGAACCGGCATGAAACCGGAGATGGACGGAGTGTCGTCCCGACTCACCGTGCTGGAGGCTTTGGTCAGCCGCCTGATAGCAGGAGCGGATGCGGGCCCCAGGGCCAGCGGGGAGGACGGAATCCAGGGAGCCTACTCGCAGGTGACGAGGGAAAGAAATCAGCTGGAGCAGGACAAGGAGCGTCTGAACGGGCAGGtccaggagctgcagaggcGGCTGGCCGAGCTGAGTCAGGAGGCAGAAAGCCTCAGGCAGAGACCGTGCCAGCAGACACACAGCTCAGGGGGACCTCAGAGGGACAACAGACCAGCCAGTG ACCCAGCATTAAACCTTGGGAATGGTGCTTACCAGGAGATGAAGGCTGAGGTTAAAGAGGTTCTGGCATCCGTCCTCATTCCCGAGGAAAATCACAACTTCACAG GCTGCGGAGAGCTGCAGTCCGTGGGAGATCCGGTGTTGCACAGGAAGGCTGACAGCATTACAGGGAAGTACGGAGTGTGGCTGCAGGACCCCGAGCCTCAGGGCGCTCAGTACAGCAACGAGACCGTGTGGCGCATCGACGCCGTCGGTAAAGATGTCCGTCAGCTCTTTGCATATGAAGACATGGATCAGTTGTCCCAAGGCTTCCCTATGAAGGTTCTGGTGCTGCCAGAGCCTATGGAGAGCACGGGGGGCACCATGTACCGCGGCTCCCTCTACTACCAGCGCAAACGCAGCCGCACCCTGATCCGTTACGACCTGACCTCTGAGAGCCTGGCGTCGCGCCGAGAGCTGCCTCACGCGGGCTTCCACGGCCAGCACCCTTACTCCTGGGGCGGCTACACTGACATCGACCTGGCGGCGGACGAGCAGGGCCTGTGGGCCATCTACAGCACCAGCAAGGCAAAGGGCGCCATCGTGATTTCCCAGCTGGATCCCGAGAGCCTGGAGGTGAGGAAGAGCTGGGAGAccaacatcaggaagaacacgGTGGCCAACGCTTTCATGGTGTGTGGACGCCTGTACACGGTGGCCAGCTACACCGCGGCAAACTCCACCGTCAACTACGTGTTTGACACCGCCACCGGCGCCGGGCGAGCCGTCGCCGTGCCCTTCAAGAACAAGTATCGTTACAACAGCATGGTGGACTACAACCACGCCCAGAGGAAGCTGTTCGCTTGGGACAACTTCCACATGGTCACCTATGACATCAGACTGGGAAGGGCCAACAACGGCCGCAGCTAA